Proteins encoded within one genomic window of Babesia bigemina genome assembly Bbig001, chromosome : IV:
- a CDS encoding ubiquitin-activating enzyme, putative translates to MSVQAEEIADGRKESVPNHAGLDSLGDPDEYIKVLQDVSVLVVGAGGVGCEVIKNLILCGLRKLVIVDLDTIDISNLNRQFLYKRQHVKRYKAEVACERAREAAPGCDISAMVVDVLTWRPQDVACYDAVLNALDNVRARSHINYCCMHAGVPLIESGSSGFNGQVYPILRGVTPCYDCHAKPRSKSYPVCTIRQIPEKPEHCIAWARQLYELIFGAKDNGNILSDLAIPPMPVGEGVKVEQARSWVRDVFTFLFDTQIAELIDLKDRWTGRQAPQCINYPFTSGDADAAGNSVEEKLPENLEDEDEAADVSKRGRVENSTHSSDDDSPQAKSRKIYAHTVESQSDALSEPISPNVAKQNQQEMKIADKFRTCDTNELAEQFISSVMQLLLDRPDDLGRAVFDKDDPLCIQFVAAAANLRMINFHIPQVSAWDVQSIAGAIIPAIAATNAIVAAAQVMQLVHLLHARRAGGGTISRETLEASRCRFVWVKSCVTGSTPLKKGALCSPDVLDMPNASCTVCQQQLARVELHSLEHWTLAKFASRICNERMGMEAVSIDVDGRNILDPDFMEEDETYAKRIREWTMLQHGLQHQSILTLTSSVSGKQLELQLLVEPSVSSDDFVLSGFD, encoded by the exons ATGTCGGTGCAAGCGGAGGAGATTGCGGACGGCAGGAAGGAGTCAGTACCCAACCATGCTGGCCTCGATTCCCT GGGCGATCCAGATGAGTACATCAAGGTGTTGCAAGACGTATCGGTGTTGGTGGTCGGGGCAGGTGGTGTCGGGTGCGAGGTTATCAAGAATCTCATTCTCTGCGGGCTGCGAAAACTGGTCATAGTGGACCTCGACACCATAGACATATCTAATTTGAACCGGCAGTTCCTCTACAAGCGGCAGCATGTGAAGAGATACAAAGCAGAGGTTGCCTGCGAGCGCGCTCGAGAGGCGGCGCCGGGATGTGACATATCGGCCATGGTCGTCGACGTGCTAACATGGCGCCCACAGGATGTGGCATGCTACGACGCGGTGCTTAATGCACTCGACAACGTGAGAGCGCGCTCCCACATCAACTATTGTTGTATGCATGCAG GAGTCCCGCTGATTGAGTCGGGGAGCAGCGGGTTCAATGGGCAGGTCTACCCAATACTACGCGGAGTTACACCTTGCTACGACTGTCACGCAAAGCCGCGCAGCAAGTCATATCCGGTTTGCACTATTCGTCAAATCCCGGAGAAGCCGGAACACTGCATCGCCTGGGCCCGCCAACTCTACGAGTTGATCTTCGGTGCGAAGGATAATGGGAATATTCTGAGCGACCTGGCAATACCTCCCATGCCGGTTGGTGAGGGAGTGAAGGTAGAGCAAGCGCGCAGTTGGGTTCGTGATGTCTTCACCTTTCTTTTTGACACGCAAATCGCGGAACTCATCGACCTAAAGGATAGGTGGACGGGAAGGCAGGCTCCGCAGTGTATAAACTATCCGTTTACATCTGGAGATGCGGATGCCGCCGGGAATTCCGTGGAGGAAAAGCTGCCTGAGAATTTggaagatgaagatgaagcCGCTGATGTCTCTAAAAGGGGTCGCGTGGAAAATAGTACGCACAGTTCAGACGACGACTCACCCCAAGCCAAATCAAGAAAAATCTATGCGCATACAGTGGAATCTCAAAGCGACGCGCTCAGTGAACCGATTTCCCCGAACGTGGCGAAACAAAATCAACAAGAGATGAAGATTGCTGACAAGTTTCGCACGTGCGACACCAACGAGTTGGCTGAACAGTTCATAAGCTCTGTGATGCAACTGTTACTTGATCGGCCGGATGATTTGGGCCGCGCCGTGTTCGACAAGGACGACCCGCTGTGCATACAGTTCGTGGCGGCCGCGGCGAATCTGCGCATGATAAACTTCCACATACCGCAGGTCAGCGCTTGGGACGTTCAGTCCATAGCAGGGGCGATCATACCCGCTATTGCTGCGACCAACGCCATTGTCGCCGCAGCCCAGGTGATGCAACTCGTACATCTCCTGCATGCGCGACGGGCGGGAGGCGGAACGATTTCCAGGGAAACCTTGGAGGCGAGCCGTTGCAGATTCGTCTGGGTAAAGTCGTGCGTGACCGGCTCCACACCCCTGAAGAAGGGGGCGCTATGCAGCCCTGATGTGCTTGACATGCCAAACGCCAGCTGCACCGTGTGCCAACAACAGCTTGCACGGGTAGAGCTGCATTCCCTGGAACACTGGACCCTGGCAAAGTTCGCATCGCGCATATGCAACGAACGCATGGGAATGGAGGCCGTCAGTATAGATGTCGATGGGCGGAACATACTTGACCCCGACTTTATGGAGGAAGACGAGACGTACGCCAAGCGGATCAGGGAATGGACCATGCTGCAACATGGGCTGCAGCACCAATCCATTCTGACTCTCACATCGTCGGTTAGCGGCAAGCAGCTGGAATTGCAACTGCTAGTGGAACCTTCGGTGTCGTCAGATGATTTCGTTTTGAGTGGATTCGATTGA
- a CDS encoding DNA-directed RNA polymerase, alpha subunit, putative — MKNAGFISLVFFSLFSDLVDSIAVRDKNPCAAPTLALRLTPQLFITRHRRALEACYTCNPQRLPIRLHGSRRAGRLRIRALNPEKAELHPESLSGVEPSVTAERIDELKRKGIIEGESHTWRNWHVVTQGQWPDIGQPVLPKSARNPSITEPYALRKPLEYWGFLRGVDTNITSYPLVWEFYNDTYGKVDVAAYGGSNPLYTPSMFQPTWFMEEDRGGLGYNDCRIFGGWIGLDLDSPTKVKTASELISIPDTGRLYQKFYLGPYPITMGWTIGSLLKVLTLSRSPGHGVVAVKIHNMREDTTIPGVVDDLLNIALNLNGVALETLKPGEEARVRMLLRGPAMVCAGSLEWPSFVRVASPDTYIAKIEEGGELDIELKIEWGRGVWLADDKGLYRQEEGADGVCMKRRWIKEVQEEGFYPMTTFFGGCRMVRLAVHKLLGQRWDIISNSCPDPREQLVVEVWTDRSTTPKAALEFGLLESLAWLRELKRQLSQDVDFDGEDEQLRDTWEKIDKYQALQHRQDLMGGPPVYNLHELNLSPPVKESDCEYIGTPDDVKEIPQAPYSLPKIPPNRPQKDTLEWLADELQVEEYTDPSPINARNFEKFTSPPEDAAAAVDVSVLPVAPEVIASLRMCGFNNVGDMVSLSSSELERYPDVSPEDAERIVAFIRTNLKLQPP, encoded by the exons ATGAAAAATGCAGGCTTCATTTCATTAGTATTTTTTTCACTTTTCTCTGATCTCGTGGACTCTATTGCCGTGCGAGATAAGAATCCATGTGCAGCCCCGACCTTGGCGTTACGACTAACGCCGCAGCTCTTCATCACTCGACACAGAAGAGCACTCGAAGCTTGCTACACATGTAATCCGCAGCGTTTGCCCATCCGGCTTCACGGCAGCCGCCGAGCTGGGCGGCTGCGAATCCGGGCGCTGAACCCGGAGAAGGCTGAGCTACATCCCGAGTCGCTGAGCGGTGTTGAGCCATCGGTTACCGCAGAACGCATTGATGAGCTCAAACGCAAGGGCATCATTGAAGGCGAGAGCCACACGTGGAGGAATTGGCATGTAGTCACCCAGG GGCAATGGCCAGACATCGGCCAACCGGTACTTCCCAAGTCGGCGCGGAATCCGTCGATAACGGAGCCCTATGCTCTGCGCAAGCCGCTGGAGTATTGGGGTTTTTTGCGCGGCGTG GATACGAACATCACCTCCTATCCGCTGGTTTGGGAGTTCTACAACGACACCTACGGAAAGGTTGACGTAGCTGCATATGGCGGCAGCAACCCCCTGTACACCCCGTCGATGTTCCAGCCGACGTGGTTTATGGAGGAGGACCGTGGCGGCCTGGGCTACAATGACTGCAGGATCTTTGGCGGCTGGATCGGCCTGGACCTCGACTCACCTACTAAGGTGAAAACCGCTAGCGAGCTCATCTCTATCCCCGACACCG GCCGGCTCTACCAAAAGTTTTACCTCGGTCCATATCCAATCACCATGGGCTGGACTATAGGCTCATTGctgaaggtgttgacccTGTCTCGTAGCCCTGGCCACGGCGTTGTTGCCGTTAAAATTCACAACATGCGGGAAGACACTACCATCCCTGGCGTAGTGGACGATCTGCTGAATATCGCACTTAATTTGAATGGG GTAGCGCTGGAGACGCTAAAACCGGGTGAGGAGGCGCGCGTACGCATGCTGCTTCGTGGCCCTGCTATGGTGTGCGCGGGAAGTCTCGAATGGCCATCGTTTGTGCGGGTTGCGTCACCAGACACGTACATCGCGAAGATCGAAGAGGGCGGCGAACTTGATATAGAGCTGAAAATCGAATGGGGCCGGGGGGTCTGGCTTGCTGACGATAAAG GTCTGTACCGTCAGGAGGAGGGCGCAGACGGTGTGTGCATGAAGCGCCGTTGGATAAAAGAAGTCCAGGAAGAGGGTTTTTACCCTATGACAACTTTCTTCGGCGGGTGTCGCATGGTTCGATTGGCTGTGCACAAACTGCTCGGCCAACGCTGGGACATAATCTCCAACTCGTGCCCCGACCCACGCGAGCAACTCGTGGTGGAGGTGTGGACGGACCGTTCCACCACCCCGAAAGCAGCGTTGGAGTTCGGTTTGCTGGAGAGCCTTGCGTGGCTGAGGGAGCTCAAGCGGCAGCTGTCGCAGGACGTAGATTTTGACGGCGAGGACGAGCAACTGCGTGACACATGGGAGAAGATCGACAAGTATCAGGCTCTTCAGCACCGTCAAGACTTGATGGGTGGCCCTCCCGTGTACAACTTGCACGAATTGAATCTGTCGCCTCCGGTGAAAGAGTCTGACTGCGAGTACATTGGTACCCCCGACGACGTCAAGGAGATACCGCAGGCCCCGTACTCCCTGCCGAAGATTCCACCCAATCGACCACAGAAGGACACGCTTGAGTGGCTGGCCGACGAGCTGCAGGTGGAGGAGTACACCGATCCTTCTCCCATTAACGCGCGGAACTTCGAGAAATTCACTAGCCCGCCCGAGGACGCAGCTGCCGCCGTCGACGTCTCCGTGCTCCCAGTCGCGCCCGAAGTCATTGCGTCGTTGCGCATGTGCGGATTTAATAATGTAGGGGACATGGTCTCGCTGTCATCCTCGGAGCTGGAACGCTACCCCGACGTATCTCCCGAGGATGCCGAGCGGATTGTGGCGTTCATCAGGACCAACCTGAAACTCCAGCCTCCATGA